Part of the Flavobacterium alkalisoli genome is shown below.
AACCCCATAGGCGATTCAGATATCCAATAGTCTGCTTCTTTTCTTATCGAAGCACTCAACCCACTTGCCCAGCTTGGCAAATTCTTAGGATTTGAAATATATTCGTAAACCAGGTTTACCGGCTGATCTATAGTCACGCTAAGATTTATTGCCCGATAAGTACTATATTTTTCATTTTATATGTTTTAAACTGATTGTTTATATTTTAATTTAACGCTTAACTCTTCTTTTTATAGATAGTTCTGACTGCCTTATTTTACATTCAGAATTCTGTCGTATATCTCCTGTTGCGATTTTACAAATAATTCTCCTCCGTACTCTTCATTATCGAGTGAAATGATCTCTATATCGCATACGCCCAAAATAGTAAAAATAGTTTGCAGGTAATTGGTCTGGAAGTTCATGTGTGCATTGTGTTCTCCTTCAGCATAGCCATTATCTCCTCTGCTTGACAAAATGAACAGTTTTTTATTTTCCAATAATCCTACATAATCTCCATCAGGTTCTCCTGATCTGAATTTCCATGTTTCGTTTATCCGCATGATATGATCTATATATGATTTTAAACCGCTAGGGATAGACCAGTTATACATCGGTACACCGATGATGTAGATATCTGCTTCCTTTAATTCTTTTATAAGTACATTGCTAAGTTCTAAAGGTTTCTGATTTTCTTCCGTCCTGTTCTCCACTTTGGTAAAGCTCGCCCCAATCCATTCATTGGTTATATGCGGAATGGGAGTTAAACCCACTTCACGATAGCTGTAGGTGTCTTCAGGATTTTTTTTTGACCAGGTTTCTACAAATAATTTCGTAAGTGCCCTACTGTTTGAATTTTCGGCCCTTGTACTTGAATTGATTACTAATATTTTTCGCATTTATTTTAGTTTAAATTCATTTTCTTGTTTTTACACACTTATCTAAAGCTGTACTATTAACTACACTTTACAGCTGTTTGAATTCATTTCTTCCGGAGGAAAGAAAAAGCTACATCGCACTTATTGCATTGTGTGCTGACACTATTTTACGCTAATTGCATAAAACTGGCACCAATCACTTTTAATTTGTCTTCAATACGTTGCCAAACCCTAAAATATCTAAACTTTCCCTCTAATGGTGTTCCCATCATTTTCCCTTTTGCGGTCATCGTTACAATTGAAAGGGCGGTATTGCCTGTAATTTTAATCTCGTTTATTTCAATGGAAGCCTCTTCTATAACTACAGTCTTCGATTTATAGGAGTCTAAATCCATTTTCTTGGTTATAATTTCTCCTGTCGGCGCAACTGCAATGAGGCCATCTTGCAAAAGTTGGTCAAGTATGTCCGCATTACCTGCAAGCTGGGCCCTAAAAAGTGTGTTTTCCACCTCAATGATCTCCGCTCTTTGAATCTTCATTTTATCCATACTTTAATGGTTTTATTGTTTCCAGTTAAGGCTTCCGTTACTATTGAACATTTGGATAGAGGGGTTTCCTAAGCTGTCAACCTGTAAAATAATTCTGGGTATTTCGTTGGCATCATTCATAATCAAAGCGGCATTTCCATTTTCAGTAATCAGATTAATCCTGTTGGTATTATGCCCAGGTTTGCCTGAGAGATCTTTGTCATTGATAACCAAGCCTGCCTTAAAATAATTGTCATTTTTATTGTCCTGAACCAACAGGCCGACTGCATCTGCGTTTTGGTAATCAAACGATAGTGCATTGAGATTGGTGGTTTCATTATCCGTAATGGCCAAACCTCCTCTCTCATCCCCATTTTTATCATAGAAAATAAGACCTGCCGGTCTGACTGCCCTTTGGTAAATTGTACCATTTATTATCGGAGGCGGAATATTATCCATATTAGAAATAACGATTCTGTTTTTTCCTGTTTTGTCTTTAATGTTAATCCGCTCCGCGTCCATAAATCCACTCCTGTCATTCAGCAGCATAAAGCTTAAAGCCGACAAGAGTATGACGTTAAATACAAGAAGTGTAAAAAACAGAATTTTAAAAGTTTTTGATGTTGTCTGCATAATTTTGGTTTCTCTTTAATTTAATTGATGATGAATGTTGTTTCTAATCCGTTTTGAAGCAACCATTTAGTTCAATGTATCATTTGGCTTTTATTTTTTTCATGAATTTGCTTGCTAGTGGTACAATGATTAAGGTTGCAGGATAACTAATGCAGAGGCTTATTGCGGTAGACTTTACCCAATGCTGCAAAAAATAGTTGTGAAAGCCTTCCGTAATTGCCGTATTGCCAAAAGCCATTACAACAGTCATGAAGAAGGCAACCAGAAAGTTGAAAATGTAAAACTCATATTTTTGAAAAAATCTCATATAAATTGGTAGTTCATCTTTTTAGTTAAACATGTTGACGGATAAGAACGCGCCGTAGTTTTCTTTCGTAATTTTTTCCGGACCAAACGCATCCCAATTAGACCCCAAACCAAAACTGAGGTCCCTATAACTTAGCCCGGCTCTTAGCATAAGATAGCTTCTGGCATGCCTCCCATCCGAAATGGTTTGATCGTACAGTCCCTGCGCTCTGGAATAAACCCTCCATACATCATTGATTGCGGGCTTGTATTCCACCATGGCAAAGCCTTCAATAATACTGCCTTCATCAAAACCGATCAATCGGGGGCTTACCATAAATACAAGTATTTCGGACACCTTTGCATACATCAATGCCGTTGTAGGGCGCAATCCGGTTACCGGGGTATAATGAACTCCTCCAAAGACACTTACTCCTTTCAGCACATCAAACTTTAGGTTTACCTGATTCATGGCATCCTGAGATAACTTTTCACTCCATTTCGATGAAATATTGGTAACACTAAAGAATCCTAATCGGGAAATATCACGGAATTCTTTATTTATAATCATTTGCGATGCATAACCATTATTGCCTGCCAACACCTCCATTATTACAGGAGAACCTTGTTTTTGCTCAACGGGGGCTGTTTGAGCGCTTAAAATAACAGGGGAGATCAACAAAGTGACAAATGCAGACTGCTTAAATAGCTTTTCCATTAATTCTGTTTTAGTTTTTCATCTCAATTTGAGGGATGTTAGTGATGACCTGCCATTGACCATTCTCAAGTACACAGATTATTGTCGATCTGAATAGTAATTGTGCGCTTTCCAGTACTGTCTCTGACATGGCAATATTTCCCATTTGATGAATACTTTCATATTTTATTGTCCGAGGGTGACCACCGAATTTTTTAGTTTTAACCAAATCAATGTATTGTTCTTTTGAGAAGATAAAAATCCCGGACTTTTCAAAGAATCCCTCCTGAATATTTTGATAGTTCGGGTGCAGTATCTGGTCAAGGAGTATTGTATCGTTTTTATCGCCGCCTTTTACGAAGGTTTCGATGGCTTTTTTAATTTCTTCCATGTGTTGTTGTATTTAAAATGTTTATTACTCTTTGTTTCCGTATTGCACCTTTTAGGAGGTACCATCAATTAAAAAACAGTTGGTGTTTTTAATACTGAGTTGTGAAATCAAACTGGCTTTCAGGGAAGATGGCAGGCAGGAGCTAGTTGGTTTGGTGATAAGAATTTCATCATACAGATGTAATCCTTTAATTAAGATATCAGACTGTTCTGATAAATCAGACGAATT
Proteins encoded:
- a CDS encoding FMN-dependent NADH-azoreductase, which translates into the protein MRKILVINSSTRAENSNSRALTKLFVETWSKKNPEDTYSYREVGLTPIPHITNEWIGASFTKVENRTEENQKPLELSNVLIKELKEADIYIIGVPMYNWSIPSGLKSYIDHIMRINETWKFRSGEPDGDYVGLLENKKLFILSSRGDNGYAEGEHNAHMNFQTNYLQTIFTILGVCDIEIISLDNEEYGGELFVKSQQEIYDRILNVK
- a CDS encoding nuclear transport factor 2 family protein; this translates as MDKMKIQRAEIIEVENTLFRAQLAGNADILDQLLQDGLIAVAPTGEIITKKMDLDSYKSKTVVIEEASIEINEIKITGNTALSIVTMTAKGKMMGTPLEGKFRYFRVWQRIEDKLKVIGASFMQLA
- a CDS encoding DUF2798 domain-containing protein; amino-acid sequence: MRFFQKYEFYIFNFLVAFFMTVVMAFGNTAITEGFHNYFLQHWVKSTAISLCISYPATLIIVPLASKFMKKIKAK
- a CDS encoding nuclear transport factor 2 family protein, coding for MEEIKKAIETFVKGGDKNDTILLDQILHPNYQNIQEGFFEKSGIFIFSKEQYIDLVKTKKFGGHPRTIKYESIHQMGNIAMSETVLESAQLLFRSTIICVLENGQWQVITNIPQIEMKN